Sequence from the Eleutherodactylus coqui strain aEleCoq1 chromosome 13, aEleCoq1.hap1, whole genome shotgun sequence genome:
atgaaggggttaaatagtcttTACACAAAACAAACGCTCCATCACCTCATGGCCTCCACATTGGGATTATCCTCGCCCCGAAAAAACTGGTTACTACGATCCGTTCTCACTACATCCTTGTCCACGGTGAACTGTACATTCCTCCAGAAGGCTTTCTGGGCCCCGGGGCTCATGGAGAGTCTGAGGATGGAGGGAGACGTTAGTGTAGTAGAAAATACTCACAGCGCCAATAAAAATGTACCATTTAAAAAAGTGATTTTTATGGCATTTGGTTTATTCTTACACATTTAAGGTTTTCCATTCCTACCTTTTATTCTGGATCTGAGCATACTCCTCTTTTCTCTGAACCCGCAGAGCTTCACGTTCCTCCGAAGTACATTCCCAGCTGTAATATCCAAAAAGAAATGGCCACACTTCCCCTCTAAGGGATGGGTCAATGCCACCGAAGAAAATGGCCTAGAACATAAAAAGATGAGGTGTAAATATTCCACCTGGACAGTATTGGCAGATAAGATCTTGGGAAGCAACTGCGATATAGACGTTTAAAAAGTTGACATAAATGTCCCAGAATCCTGATTCAAGCTGCGCTGAAGAGCAAGCGTACCTGCCGCACATCACATTTATTAtgcattttagacactttttgcacCCCATTAAAACAGTTTTGAAGAGAGTCTAGAAAAGAAGCCTCAGTGCAGTCTTCAAAAGCACCACAATTCTGGTACAAAATACTTGTTTTAAGTAAACCAACCAAAAAGGTGGCATCAGGAATAGATTAGTGTATAGCAAGATGATGCAATATATCACACAACGCATGCCATTGTGCCACCTTCTGCCTGCTCTAGTTTTAGGCAGTctataggcccttttacacacaacgattatcgctcaaaattcactcaaaagccattttttgagcgataatcgttgtttgtaaatatgcgcccatcgtgcacttttcgtccatcgctgagttcaggtcCACATGAAATCCTCATCCCTCAAAATGataagataagacggaccgcacgcagAGTAACAGCTGTTAAGGAATGTGAACAGCCACTGtccagctggagaacaatagcgatttagagaacagaccacccgctgttctctagatACATGCAGTGaaatactaaagggctgatttagcccattagtacctgtgcaaaatgattgctcacaaCTGCCAacttctgatgaattttgagcagtCATCTATgtatgtaaatgcacctttagttgTAACACATCTCTCCTAatacatttaggcctcctgtGTGGCTTCAATACCAGCAGGAGGCAGCAGCTCATAGTGATACTGCCACCTACTGGAAACTATAATTATATGTTGGAGACAGGAGACACTTTGCTGCTTCTGACTGTTCTGCAAGTTAAAAACAGGTTTGTTCTGCTTTGACAAAGCATATAATTATAAGCCAAGACAATACAGAGAACTGGGACACGACTGTATCCCTTCACATGCAATGGACACGGGGAAACTAAGTAAGCATGGAAAAAGGTTTCCATTGTAAATATGAGTACTCACCTGCTAAATCCCCTGCTGCTCCATCACCAACACTCCGGGGATCCCGGATGGCTCCCGTTCACTTTTTTGGAGTGACCATATGGGGTACATACACGTgatagctgcagccaatcattggcctcagCCGTGATAACAGCAAGTAAGCAATGTGTCAActgaggccagcgattggctgtaATAGTCACATGGATGTAATATACATCATTGCTCCACGGGAATATACAAAGACCGATGGCGACCACCAAACCATCAACACTGGGGCAGCGGAGGGTTTAAAAggggagtcttttttttttccattttataacATTTCGTGCAACTCCTGTAATTTCCCCACTGGGTAGAGGACCCCTTTAAGCCTCCTTTTACAAGTAGTGCTACAAAAACAAGAGGTGTTAATATCACATGCTCTTGGAATACCCCAAATCTTTGTTTCTAACTCTCCCTACCTTCCGGAGTTTATATTCTTCTTCCACCTGCCCGGCTTCATTGAGATGTTGCAGCCACCTAGTGACATTCAGTCTTTGGTAAATACCCTCTTCAGGATGAGACTCGGAGGAGATGACACTTGGCCTTTGAATTGAGAAATGTAGACATGTCTTCTCCTCCGTTACCTGATGAGGAAGAAGAAAATTATCCAGAAAACTCAAGCTTAAAATGCAAAGAGGGAATGATAGAAAGTGGGATTTCAATGATGGTACACAGAATCAACAAATCATGTCGAGGCAAAAGACCCCTGCAGACCATCTGACTAATACTCCGCATCACTCAGCCTTTACTCAAAGACGTCTACAGTAACCGTTACTCCTCAAAGATAACTGACGGCAGCCTATAAGTTCCTCTCCGGTATCACCGATTCTGCAGGCCCCCTGACTATAAACACCTCCCGTGGTGGTGGGGGAGATGCCACTACATGTTTGAGCCTGGCAGGACCCAGAGGGAGTGATGGCTTAAAGCTGGAGGAGTAACCGAAGGCTTCACTCCTacagatttcaatgggagtgaaacttTCTAGTACACTACTGGCTCCGACCCCAGTGCGCAGACAGCACGCCAGAGGTTTGGCGCGCatcccgagcagtggaccccaccatttgagtattgatgacctatcctgaggataggtcatcagtagcaaaagtttggaaaaccccattaacccCTATGGGAAGAGGGAAGCCAACGGAGGCGGTGTGATGCGccgggcaatgttctgctgggaaacctcACTGAGCCTATACTAGAAAATTCCTGATAGGAGATAAAAACGGTGTCACCTCTTGACCCTCATGTAGAGCCAATACTATATTTGGGAACCATTCTGTATCAACTAATGTCAATACATACAAATGTTCAGTCATCGAAACCAAAACCCCAATTTTTCAATGGACGAAGTACTATAAATTGGGGTAATCCAGACAAGAGGAGCCCTTCAATGAATAATGCAGAACCATATGGCACAGATTTACAGTTTTTTGCCTCTTTGGGACTTCATTTCCCATCAGCAGTTGACTTGTCCAGTTTTATGTTATTCTCTAATTTCCTTCCCTCTCACCTTCTCCTTGAGTTGAGCCTCACGGCAATATTTCCACTGCtggaaaacttctgataacttgcccagaccaccatgatgaaaATGGAAAACTTTGTACTGACTTTCCCTGCTGGCTATCACCAACTGTCCGCTGGTACAAGCTTCATCACTAGAATACATAAGAGGGAGAAAGGAAAACCGATGTGTATCTTTCATAGCTTGTAGTTTACAATACATTGTGTATCATATATTGGGATATTATCGATAGAGACCTTGTATTTCATTTTAGGTTTTCCCATGATTTAGACCATTGTATGAGGTAAATAGGAATTCATGCACATGTTCCTTTGGGACCTGGTGGTTTATACTAGGTGGATGCCCCGGAGGCCATGTTCCATATGTGTATTCATTATTTTGTGGACTAACACAAATCTGTGTAGCAGATTGTATATTTGTCATCATGATTTATGAAAACAGACAGACTGACTTCTATGCTGGTGGCCTGGGTACAAATCAcaccaagggtaacatctgcatggactttgaaaagctCCATCCAGAGGTTGCCCAAACAAGTGAGGTGGTTCAGTTTTTAACATTGCCGCTTTGTAGCGCTAGAGctgtgggttcaaatctgaccaagggcaacatctggataaaGTTTTCATGTTCTGCgttttattcttgttgttcttctccTTCCCTGGAGCAGATCAGACGAGTGTGGTGGCTCGGTTGTTGACACTCCTGCTTAGCAGTGCAGGAGACGtaggttaaaatctgaccaagggcaacattggGATGgaggtttttcaaagtccatgcagatatgATTCTtgatcaaatttgaacctaggaccccagcactaaaaggcaatagtactagcatctgagccacattcattgacaAAACACAGACCTACCTCTAGTTGTAAAACTATTTTCTgtcaatttttgctaaaaatcaggtTGGGATGACTGGATCGTGCAAAAATtggctttaattaaaaaaaaaaaaaaaaaaaaaaaaaaaaaatcggctgGTCGATCAAGACAAGCAACACTACTGATGAGACATTGCCTTTAATGACATTATTCATTGCCTATAGTTGTGAGTAAAAGAGGGGCAGAAAGATAGGAGCGGAGCACTCAAGGGGTTTGCTTGTTGTCTGTAACCATATAGGCACATAGGTCTAAAAGAACACTTTTATACACAAATCAGTATATTGCGCATGTAATACGTAATGCAAACacgttcatgtgagcctggcctataaCTGGCATTATAGATTTTCTCAAAAATCCCACatttttgaccaaaaaaaaaaaaaaaaaaaataatataggaGAATAAtagaagttatattttagggttcGGTTTCTGTGAATGGCTTTCTCTATAAGTACTAGACCCCTCTGCCACTGTGATAAGCCAGTAAAATAGACTATGGCCGCCtacagacgggtggaaattccacagcgggattccccgcagaatttccgcccgtgcacgcctgtataggattgcattacaatacgcaatactatgcagacggccgcggtttgtctgcgcgaaatcccgcgcagaaaacaaaccgcggcatgctctagttccgcgctgctctctgcaggcgctcgggtcaggtcctgctgcgagaattctcgcagccggatccaacccggccatctgcaggccgcCAGTGTCTGAAGGAAGCTTATCAGCAGCCCCTGCCAGAAGCCATCATGGCCGCCATCGACAGCAAGTGACCTAGGTATTGTAGACATTTCATACTGGCTATACGTAGTACACAGGCCTTACGATACACATTATTATCCAGAGGCATTTTAATTGAGTATATACTGATCATCTGTGAATGGCTGGATGGTTGGGGGAAGGGGGAAAAGATAGTTAAGTTTATACAGGAAAGAGAAAAAGTTTTACAAACTGTAGAATTAAGTTGCTGAAGTCTGtacttcaatttaaaaaaaaaacaacaatttacaTTTACCTGAAAAAGAGTCGCAATGAGCGCATCTGTCCCAAATCTACTCGGAACACCCCACATGTCTGCTCGAGCGCCAAGAGCTTCTGCTGCTCCTCCCACTTAGCGGGGCTTCCGCGCCCATTTAGGTCTGAGTACTGGGAGCTGTTATCCGGGCTAGATGCATAGCAGGCGATGTTACCGTCAGCCTCTTGTCTGGCCAGAAGATGCAGAGAGGTTAATCACTTTAGTGAGCTGCTTATCAAATATTTAAAGCAGCGATATACATTTTAATATTGCATTAAAAAAGTAGCAGATTAATAGTAAAAGTTCAGCAGAAGACATATGCAATGCATTAACAGAACTGGTTTCAGAGTACCTTTTTccatatatttcatattttttttataaaaacccCTTCTATATGAAGAGTACCGGTAAAGCGCATTGATTCCCATGTGAACACGACAAAGGCCGGCCAGACTCTCCACTCAGCAGTAATAGGAGGCCTCTGCCTGCCGGCCGCCTTCTGAGAAGTGCATCGTAATATATACATTGATTTTTCTGTTCTAGTGGAATTACAAGACCTCACAGTAAAAGGTTATTAAGAACATATCTGGGGAAATCTAGTATAAGGAAACGCCGAGCAGCAACCCATAGCAATCCGTTATAGCAGTGCTTTAATGTCTCCTCTGAAAACGGAGATCTGGAATCTATTGGGTTTCTATGGACGTCTCATTCACTTTCCCCTTAGCTATAGTCGTAATAAATCTCCGACTGTCATTCAGCCGAGCGAAGCatagataattaaaggggttgtcccgcgccgaaacgggtttttttttttttcaatagccccccgttcggcgcgagacaaatccgatgcgggaataaaaaaaaaacggccagtacttacccgaatccccgcgctccggcgacttcttacttacctaagtaagatggccgccaggatcttcacccacggtgcaccatgcggtgcaccgtgcggtccattgccgattccagcctcctgattggctggaatcggcacacgtgacggggcggagctacgaggagccgctctccggcacgagcgaccccactcagaaaggaagaagaccggactgcgcaagcgcgtctaatcgggcgattagacgctgaaaattagacggcaccatggagacgaggaggctagcaacggaacaggtaagtgaataacttctgtatggctcatatttaatgcacgatgtatattacaaagtgcattaatatggccatacagaagtgtataaccccactttgtttcgcgggacaacccctttaagcagacccATCAATACAAACTTTGTTTGATAATTCATATCTGGGAAGACGTGCGAGGTGTTATAAATTACTTATTATGCACAGAACAatgtgtttctaacactgtgattcCAATACAagttaaaaggaaaaaatggaacaaaagTTTCTGAAACTTTTATTTAAGACCTGAGGGACTGCAGAGTTGAaaacatttatatttatatttgccCATACATTGACGTTTCTTACCATACAGTGTTCTTTGTAGTTTTTGAGCAAAGATCCTTGATGGTGACTAACGCCATACCATTTTAGTGGTATCAAATATGGCCAAATACACTTGAATATACTTATGAATGGGGTGAAAAATCTGCCTTTTGACAATTTGTTCAGTTAAGCGATCAGTAATTAATGTATTTTCTTGCTTGTGTAGCTCTTCTATTGAGCCTCGGCCAAGGTTAACTCACTAATCAGTAGTGTGTAGTTTCTGCCGGAGGACTTTGTAGGGATTGTCAAGTGTGAATAGGACAGCGCCTCAGAGATGTAACACAGAAGGACATCAGCAGACGAAGCAGATATAGGCTTACCTGGCGCAAGCGGGGAGGTACTCCAGTGGAGGAGACCTGCCCGCTGGCACCCGCAGTCCTGGTAGACAAAAGGAAAATTCTTATGTCCcgtagaacaggggtccccaactccagtcctcagggaccaccaacaggtcatgttttcaggatatcctatggcaagaacccctgtggcaatgtctgaggcactgaccataattacatcacctgtgcaatactgagatcatcctgaaaacatgacctgttggcggtccctgaggactggagtttgggaacacTGCCGCAGAACATCCAGTGGAGATGGAGAGCTGCAAATGATCCCAAAAATCAAATGAGAAATTTAGGATCATCACTGTTTCTGACGCCTCACGGCTGTGCGTGCCATAGGCACGTGCCCCTGCCCCATGTTGCAGTTAGCGCCTTTGTGGCACCGGACGGCTGCGACCTGGCACCTGCCCGTGCCGCACAACGCCCGCCTGTTTTCACTTTGTGACGTTGTGCAGTGGCGTCCACTTACATCACACAGCAGCGCCCGACAGACATCGGTGACGCCCCACTGGTCATACCCGCCTGTGGCGAGTTCCTTACTTTTGAGTATAAATCTGTACTTTCTCCATCTAtgctatgcttgataaaggcgctTGTCAGCACCGAAGCGCGTCGCATCATTGTTACCCACTACCTCTTTAGATTAAAGTCTTTTGCCATTACCCTGAGGAATCCTCCTGGATTAAATTGTGCTTCACCCAAAAGAGGGGTGGCAAGGGGGTGTGAGGGTAATGGTAAATCCGTCCACTTTCTCTATCCATGTGAGTCCCAAACCTTTTCGTACTATTGATACCAACTCTTATGAGCGCAGTATTTTCTTTTACCCATTTTTGTTGAGATTGTGGGGCGCTTAATGACAGAGAATTTGATCGCATTTTAAATAAAATTGCATAAAATTGAAACATTTCCCATAATCCTATGTCTATCACTTGCCAGTATCATTATTTTACTGTCAGAGAATAACACCTCGCACGTCTTCCTACACCTAATGGTTTCCAAAAATATGAATCATCAAAAATTATGATTCGCAGTTACCTTCGGAAAATTGACTCCCCCTGTATTTCTTGACCCTACGACTCGATGGGGCTGAAAATTGAGATTTTTATATAAATTCTAGTAAACAAATGTGGAAAGTTTTGTAAGAATTGGAGATGGTCAGTTGTTAGCCCCTGGGCGATTTATCCTAGAATGACCAACTTTCCTTTTTTGCAGCTTCTGACATACCATGCTCTAAAAACTTGAATATAGTCAGAACTTTGTTCAATACGGACCAGTTATTGAATGAAGGTCAAAATCTGTCAAGCATTCACTCCAATATTAACATACCTGAGTTCATTCTCCAAAAACACAGAACTATTGTTTTCTTCAAGAGCTTCACATATGGGGGACATGCAAAAGGGGGAAGAGAGGGCATCGGAATCCGAATCCAGAGTACTGTCCTTGCTAACTTCATCGGATGATATGTCTAAAGACCTCTCATCCTCCCCTTGGTCTACAACGTCAGCCGGACCTTCTGCGGTGCCGTCAACGGTATTCCGCTCCGTAACTTTGCTTGGGCTTTGGGTATCCCCTGGGTTTTCTTTGGTAAAAACAGAAGATTTGTGAAAAGTTGAAGATGTAGAATTAGCAATGTGTCGATTTCTTTTCCGAGTTTTCCGAACAGGAGAGCTTTCAGGGGTAATATAGCGTAAAGCCTCTTCATCCTGGCGCTGTATGCGTGAATTAGGGACCCAGGCCAATATTAGTGTAGTACCCAAAGACTCGTCTTTCTCCATGTACACACACAAATATCCTGAAAAATGAATTACAAAGTAATTAGTAATCAATAAACTGAAATACAAGGGGCTGTCCAGCTTtaagctattgatgacccagCCTTAatatagttgattggcagggggtcTACCGCTCAAGACTCCAGCAAATCAGGTGCTTGCCGGGCTGCTCTCACTATATATcaagctggaagcagacagctctgtgcatTTTGCAGTGGTCTgcgttggtactgcagacactgTTTCATTGACCTCAAATGTTCCCACACTAATGGAACGGAGGTAGACCAtcaccactctattcatttcaatgggattatCAAAAGACAGTTGAGTGCTTGAACTCCGATATTTCTGGTAatcccactaaaatgaatggagcagtggagtGCATGCTTTACCGCTGCTCCATTCCTGCAGGCACTGGCAGGATCCCTGTTGTCAAGATTGGTGGGGATCACAGTAGTTGGACTCCCAACAACCCCCTATTCTATCCTGGCACAATTCTTTTAAGATATGCCCATGCAGTGCTAAAACCTGAAAACATAGCCTCATTTATATGCAAGGTATGACATGGCTATATAGCGCCATAGGTGACTTGCCAAGGGTGTCATTTCCCCACTAACCTGGATGGTGGGATGCGACATTGTGAAGCAGCTCTGgggggtgtacacacacattgTTTTTAGAGAATATGATCTCTCCATCCAGTATTGAAGAATTTTCTCCCCCAGAGCCTAAGGTCAAGAAGTCGGAGGCCTTGGATGAAGCGCGACGAAGAAGCTTCCCCAAAGACATGGCATCAATTCCATCATCTGCGGAGCTATATACTTCCTGCAAACAGGAGGCCATTATTAATTACAACACACAACGTGATCATATATTGTATAGACATAAAATAAGTAGCATATCGTTTTATTTGGCACCCAAAGGTATTCGATAGAACATACAGGTTCGAAATTTTCTACGCCGGGCCGGGCAGAACGCCAACATCAAACACTGCACACATTATAAATATATGGATTCACAATTTTGcattaaaaactgaaaaaaaggaagGAGCCGGACTAGTCACCCATGTGTCGGGATTGTGAGGGGCACAAACTCATAATGAAATATAGAACCAACTACAAAGTCTAAGCCTACTTTTGATTCCAGTCCATTTTATTTACAGGGTCTTGAGGAAGCTATTGAAAGGTCAACTCTCATAAGTTTTCTCCCACCCCCACTCacccccccgcatcttttcgcccgattaggcagttactcaaaaaaagtgatactcgctcgagtaattgctctaaacgagcacgttcgctcatctttattcattAATTGCATAAGAAcattgtgtgcgctgtggattcTCTTCTACATACTGATTGGATACTAGCAGACTGTGTAAGACCCCCCCAAACTGGTAACACCCAAATGTCaagttattcatacatttctaggagtaACAGAGGGacggcacaatgcagagttctaaaaaAGATGATGATCCAGAagtgttatttcatggggaagaCAAGTATTTACTAACAGACGTGTCAGTAACTGTAGCTCAGACAAGAGgacatctggttttaattagtaaaaaaatatgaTGCTATCCCTTTAATAGGGAGTCCCAATGGGCTGCACATTGTCTCATGTGCCCTTTTAAGCTGGGTGTTCACATTAGAGATCTTCATTTCTGTTTGGCACCATCACAGCAGCTGAAGAACGCAATAGTTGAAGCGTCGGATGACGAGCACAAACAGCGCCCAACGGATCCCCATTAGCTATAATGTGACCGCTTACGTTTTCATCGTGCCCTTTGGCATGTtaccagaaaaaaaacagatagcaCTTTGTGCCGAGTGGAGCCTCTGAAGCAGATGAGAACATAGCCTAAGCTGTACGGAGGTGGTCGCCAACATGCTCTTATAGTATATGGGAGATACAGAAGCCCAGCTGTATATGTATTACCCTTCCAGTATAATAGAGGAGGAATGTAGAGGATATCAGTGGGGGCCATCATTGTACATACAATCTTGGCCACATCACACAACCTGCTGTAAGTCATGGTGAATGGGAAGGGACGGCCTCCGGTTAGCCAACTCCTGGACCTTCCGTCTCCATAGTGCCAAAATGTTTGCAAAAATGTGAAGGGTAAAAGGCCACACAGTCGCCCTGCTTCTACCTCCGAGGACTACCAATGTCTCTTGATAtatgagtttaaccctttccaatccactgtctgacgtctaaagacattctgatttgaaggctgtacagctccgatgtcataagacgtccggcagggtattcttactgtatattactggccgctctgttgtcaggggcctctccagcatgtcacataccacagtactgactctagtcagcagatggtgccattgtataatggcagaaagagaaagccccctaggaagccctgaatccaaaattggattgcaaagggttaagttccCATTAAGTAAAACTTGTTTATATTAAAGAGAAAAGTTTAGAACTTTAGACGTATGACCGTTACTTACACTGCTTTTACTAAACTATTGCTGGCGCCAACAGCCCCCGCGCTTATAACACTGCGGTGTCCGtaattttaaaaagcaaaaaacagaGCGGCGAGCTACGCCATTCTTGCCATCAAATGTGATGATCTGCTGACGGAGATGCTGAACTTCTGGAAACAGTCTGCACGAAGCTGGAATTGGCCAAAGCATAAAAGGCACAGGAAGGCTGTTATTCTACATGGTTACTGCAAGATATGGTCCCGGAGGTCAGTCTGCGAGGGCACAGCGCCAACGTGCCAATCCCAATCTGTAAACAACGCCTTCATTCTACTTAATACTTAAGTAACACTTCCATATTATAAAGTTAGCAAATGTGTGTGGTTGAAATGGAAGAGCGAAGAGCTAATGCAagctttagggctaatgcccacagacggatttatgCCACGTTCCCCgcggcggaataacgcagctattaggttctattgagcctcaTAGCTCAGTTCTCACATGCGGGTTTCTCCCGCAGATTTACgccacagggaaaaaaaataaataaatcacggcatgttctattttaccactttttttctgcagcaggaggtctcaattaatatagtattaatggagactgcaGAAAAACACGGTAAAAAGCGCGTTtctccgcgatcgccagcagggaCTTTTCTGTTAATCTCCGCGGCATAAAAAAACGCAGGTGTATCCGGCTCagtccatgggcatgagcccatgGATGGGAACTGGTGTTGCCAACCTCTTACAGCATGGCTAGGATATTCTCTGGCACAGACAATGTA
This genomic interval carries:
- the TBC1D16 gene encoding TBC1 domain family member 16, which codes for MSLGKLLRRASSKASDFLTLGSGGENSSILDGEIIFSKNNVCVHPPELLHNVASHHPGYLCVYMEKDESLGTTLILAWVPNSRIQRQDEEALRYITPESSPVRKTRKRNRHIANSTSSTFHKSSVFTKENPGDTQSPSKVTERNTVDGTAEGPADVVDQGEDERSLDISSDEVSKDSTLDSDSDALSSPFCMSPICEALEENNSSVFLENELRQEADGNIACYASSPDNSSQYSDLNGRGSPAKWEEQQKLLALEQTCGVFRVDLGQMRSLRLFFSDEACTSGQLVIASRESQYKVFHFHHGGLGKLSEVFQQWKYCREAQLKEKVTEEKTCLHFSIQRPSVISSESHPEEGIYQRLNVTRWLQHLNEAGQVEEEYKLRKAIFFGGIDPSLRGEVWPFLFGYYSWECTSEEREALRVQRKEEYAQIQNKRLSMSPGAQKAFWRNVQFTVDKDVVRTDRSNQFFRGEDNPNVEAMRRILLNYAVYCPGVGYSQGMSDLVAPLLSEVLDESDTFWCFVGLMQNTIFISSPCDEDMEKQLMYLRELLRLVHLRFYKHLISLGEDGLQMLFCHRWILLCFKREFSDSEALRMWEACWAHYQTDYFHLFLCVAIIVLYGEDVIEQQLPADQMLLHFSNLAMHMSGELVLKKARSLLYQFRLLPKIPCSLHDLCKLCGPGMWDSGYVPTIECTGQHPDSESCLYGGTVKESIPTSPKESKKKHKSLDVFTFRK